The genomic DNA ACTCTGCGTATCGAACTCTGCGTATCGTTAAGTATTGTAGCCCTATGATAACCTAAATTTTCACAATATAATTAATCAGTCGTAACCAGTCTGCATTCCCATACAATACCAAAACGAAAATTGCAATAGCCCAAACGGACAATTATAAAGTGATTACCAAGCGTTCAGTAGCCACAGTTCACAACATTTATTAAATAGTCGTTCAAGATAAACTAGTATTGTAgaataacttattttttctaaatgtcTACAATAAAGCTGAGTTGTATGAAACCAGACACAATACGGTAAGAGCATTTGTTATTTAAATCGTGCGGAGAGATACCGTATTTCCAGTCAGGTcgactaaaatgaaaaaaaaaaaatttctcttattttttttttgttctgaaAATGATGTCTACCACTTACTTGAGAAACGCTCATCTATTGCATACTTTTTGGAGTCGACAAATAACTCAATGTTCAAGTTGCCCTTTTCCACACAGCTTAATGTTGTCGTTCCGTTTGTACGAATTTTCAAGGCAAATCTTGATTGCGCAAATTTTATACCTAAATAAAGAGAATTATTGCTCACAAACTACGGATTGCAGTTGAAATATCCCAAATTTACCATTGATCGTGAAACCTTTGCTTGTGGGCAGGCAGTAAGTTTTTTGGATTACCATTATAGACTGATTTCCATTCAACTGCATACGTACACCACCATAGCCATTGATAATTGTTTGCAGAAAACCGCCAATGCCCGTAAGAAAATTTGCCGATCCCTGAAAGCCAATTTTGTTCTCACTCCAGACCTACAACTGACAAAGTCATAACTACAAATGACAGTCTTCTCGTAGACGATCATACCTTAAACTCCGGTCGTACATAATCCTTGTAGCCCCTTTGGAAATATAAGCTAGCTTTTGCTATATCTTCGACATCTAAAAAATTAATGGCAAACATCGACCATGACATGGCAGGTCCAGACTCACGGGTCACCGCCTCATAGTTGAGAAGATCGTTGTGTCGTGTAACGCTACATAcggtaaaatattaatttcttcaCAATTTATACGcgattataatttaaaatggcACATGATTCTTACTTGGACATGGCATACTGTATGGGATAGCCCAGTAGAACGACATCTGCCTGCTTCACAGTCTCACCGCGCTGGTAGCCCAAGTGCTGTGGGTGGTAATCCAGTTTCTTgtcatataatatttgcatgcGCCGTGCGATATCTAACCAAACGTCAGGCCGATCTTCGTCGCAAGCACACATGGAACACGCAAAGctgtttaaaatgaaatattaccATTTATTCATTGTCTGTGCTTCAACTCGAAACTGTACCTTGCGAACTCTAGCGCCTGTTTAACAACGATATTCGTATAGACATTATCGCTGACATTGGAGTGGTCTTCATCTGGACCCATGACACCTATTGTACAAGCGGTAATTGATACAAATGTGTAACTGTATTGTTACTTGGAAGTGTTACCTTCTAGATGATACTTTTGACCATCATCCCTCACACGACTAACCAGGAACTCGGCCACTTCCTGCGCAATTGGCCAGGCGACTCGGCATAACCACTCTTTGGAATGTGTTACTGCATAGTGGTGCTGTAGTGCCAATAGGATATCGGGTGAGATATGAATTTCCTGTGCGGCGATCTCGGTACAACAAGGGTTTATCACTTCTGTACCTGTGTAGGCGCTCTCCCAGGGATACCTATGCATTAATGCAttagaaagtaatattttctaaaatatttaatttaccgCGCCCCTTGATAGCCAGTTTGCTTCGCGTTATATCGTGCGCCGGGCAGTTGCTCGAATCGGTATTGCAGCAGATCCGCTGCCCAGCTCGTACTGAACTGTGTGACAGCTGGTAGCATCCAGATTTCTGTATCCCAAAAATTATGTCCTTCATAGTCGGCGTCGAGTTGACCGCGTCCAATGCCAGTTGGGCTGAGTCCAAAGTAAGCGGCATTCGGCTGGCTTGTGTTTAAAGATGGCAGGGAATTGGCCAAATAGAATATGCCAGCGTTAACTATATGCGACTgaaatatgtaggtatgtacacgTATATTGCCATCATTGCGAAAATGTACAGTCTAGTTTACAGCTATTTTACAAATCGTACCAATTCCAAATTTCCGTCAATCTGTATATTAAAATCACTCCAAAATGTTCGCCACTCCAAAGCATGCTTCTGAAAAAGTAACTCCGGTGTAAGTTTTAAAACTGTAAATAATTACCGTTAACTATTATTATATGCACACACTCTTAAGAAATGATTTAGATTTGTGTATGTTTATACCTTCAGCCATTTCCCGTCGTGCCATCTCCTCTTTCTCGTCTGCAGTAATCACATAGCGGTAATAAAACTCGGCTTGGCCAGCACTTAGTTCGATGGTATGTTCAGTCTCCCAATCATCGCTGAATACCACGAAAATCTTACGTGGCTCAGTTTGAAATTTTGGCTGTTCTAATAAGCGGGTTACACCTTGCAGCATCTTATAGCTCACTGTACCGTTGGTGCTGTTCAATGGTGAGAAGTCAAAAGCTTCGCTTTCACTACCGGGCTTTCGGATCAACTTGATTAGCAATGGATCTAAATGAAGAACATGCATTAcagtaaatatatatcatatctATGCTTATATATATCAAAAGCGGAAGTGCATTGCGTGCCAGTTGATTAGCAGACGTCATCGTTTTTTACCTATAGCGCCGGAGCAGTGCACGAAAAGTTCGTAGATCAATGCACGATTGTAGTAGCGGTGTGGGTATGTGCGTTGTTCTAATTTCAGCTGCAAGCCATTCGCCTCATAGGCAAATTGCCAGCGGAAGTACCCATCTTGCAGTTGCAGTTCAAACATATCCGGTATGATGGCGAGCTCCCACTCCTCGTATTGAATTGTGGCCACACTTAAGTTAAGCCAATTGGGAATACGTGCACGGCGACTATTGCCTGCCACGCCGTTGTAGACACCATTCATGAAGATGGCATCGCCAAATACAGTATAGCCCATATGTCCATTACCCAGCGTGGGCATAAAGTTAAGATCTGTTGGTAGTCTGACGATATTTTGAACGAAAAACTCATGGCAAATCGACTTTTTCGtgtaaatcaataaatttatgtACTCACTGCTctgatttcattaaatattcacTGATTTCGGCTGAAGACAACAAACAAACGTTTGTCAAAATCATCAAACAGATTTCAGCATACATTGGTGGCATTGGTGGCATCGCTGGTATTTCACTTTTGTTGCGTTGTTATTATTCCGTTGAGCTGCACTGGTTGACTGAGTGTTTTACGCTCATCATGCGACTtcttaatcaataataaattgcttttgtcgCATTGATACTTGTACAATAttagcatatataaatatttacagacTTGTATGATTAGTTGAACTGATAAAGCTTGCCTCTTTCTGTTATGAGAAGTGTGTAAATCAATAAAGTAAGTACAAGTTCCAATATAAAAAAGCcttataaaaacaaatctttATACTCAGTACAAAATGTTGTACAATATTACGAGGGCCGGATAAGTACGAAGCCTCACCACACAGAGTCGCCACTGCCGCAAGAGAAATTTACTACGTAGTATAACTATTCTCATAGACGTCTACTGTCAAAACTTCAGCCTATTCGGACtcatagttttgttttgaacGCCTTTGTTAAAGAATTTGGAGCTCCACTGGGTCAATAATATTGAGTTAAAAGCGGACTATATTGGGCAATAAATCGGCATTTTTTAAGTTtcgtttttctttgtttagaCTAAATACTTATCGTACAGCCCTCGTATGTATAGCATGTGTGGATAcgtatatacaggttggttaaaaagtttctgcgaccgaaatgaaaaatttttggtacgaaatatattttttattcaatatcatATCCTTTAACCTAAATACACTtcttccaatgatcctccaataattttatgtcatccataaatgactttccggaagctctgcaaaatagcttcttcattcgacgaaaaacatgttccacgaaggaattgtttcaggtttctgaagaggtagtagtcgctgggagccaaatctagtaaccaatcaacaaaattactttttcaTACCAAAacactgatgccataaccttctttgctgattgtTGTGGCTTCATCTGCTTTGGAGCTGTGCAACCAGTCAcccttcagtccactgtaagcATTCTTGTTTCAATGTAAGATCATGgtagtagatccaagtctcatgcatagttataaaacgatgcaagaACTCGGTTTAATTCTGCTTATATATAACGCTCCAaaatatgctgagaaatttgttttcgatccagctttttcatatgcaattctccatgtacaataaaatatgaagtatTCATTCGGCTGAGATgtctatggcattagcaatttcacgctaagtcaaacttggatcttcactaacaatattatgaacttggtTACGGTTTTTGGtagtccttcgcgtggatcgtctttaAGTCTAGTACGATCACATtcaaattcaccagcccaaaattcaacggtgcgttttgaagttGAGGACagcttatacacttctaacaattgttcataaatttcctttgcttttaaaccttttaaaacaAGGAATCTAATTACTCTACAAGtatgatattcaattttttccatattaaaaaaatactctgagaCGTCAACTTTAAGTGGcctgtaaacaaagaattaattgacagaaggacttgtaacttttttatatgtttcaCGACAGACGTACCaccttgagaaaaaaaaaattggagctagtagtgctatttcatGTTGAGAGCAGACAATTCATCCAACTTATATTcactttgcaaatatttaatttacgtACTTCTAAAGTTCTGCTCGGGGGAAGTAGAACATAACCTAGCGCTCTGTGTCTAAACGACAAATATTGGACAAACATGCATGGTGGAAAGTGCTAAGCCTCTAATGTTTACCAACAAttgaaataattcaaattattatCAAGCAGTCTCTAAGGAGGCATCGACAAGtctgagttaaaaaaaatatttataaacaatttgatGAAAATATATTGCTGGCTGTTACGAAGATCTTTACTATGCCTTCATTAAGATTGGCTAGCACAGTTCACCACCCAAATAGTAGTATTAACTCTCAAACGAAGCGTAAGCAAAAAACTGTTATACATTTTACATGccgcacgcacatacatacatacaactgaGGCTAACTCGCACGTACTCCAGAAATCATTAGCAAgtttgtaataacataaatcCCACCTTGACCGTGCGTTGAGACCCTTCACTTGGCCAGCACTGGTTCCGGTGATGATTCAAGCCGTTCCCCTTGTAAGTAAcgcgcaaatatatatatatatgtatgtatataagcactCATATATACTCCGTTGCCGCTGCTTAGCCCTATTGTGTGACTTATGTGTTGCTGATTGTCGATCAACCGGCCTATCTACACATCTACGAAGAAACCGGGTGCCAGTCAAACAACTACACACGCATACTCACATGTATACTGGACTTGAAAAGGCGATGCACTAGGCGGTGagttgaattaattttaatgatgTTACGCCACAGTAGATTTCCTGCAATCTTACATGCTCAGGTGTTTCCATATGAGAAATTTTCTAATGTCTCCCTACTGAGCTtctgcacatacacacacatacacataattatattattactatttcttatatcatatgtatgtatgcatgtatgtatgtatgtggatgtGTACTGCTACTCTAATGTCTTCCCATAAAATAGTTTCTGTTATGAAAAAAGTGTGCGTGTTCGTGAGATATCGTTGACTACCGTCTGTGGCGGTGATTTACCTCTTTATCGGTGTTTTGCCGCATTAATTCTCACttacaaaatagaaaaaaaatcgtattgaTTTACCTTGAAAGTGAAGCGAATTCTGTTACTCGGTTGAAAGTATTCGCTACGAACTCGAAAAAACATTTATGTTGGGTTTtcagaacttttttttactgtcTCATATCTAAATTTGCGTTATCTTATATTTAAAGAAGTCGCAATCTTTCCATGCTAAAGCTTGGGTGGGTTCGATCCCAAGTTACACGGTTTTTTTTAATAGCATTCGCATTAAATCCATTAGCCGTTCAGAGTAGTTCTAAAACCTGTATAACAAATCAGAAGAGGTTACCCTCCAAGGGTTAAACTTAAACGGGTTGTCCGCTATATATACACGTAAAGCATCCATAGCTAAGCACAGCTGTTTTGCTCGAGCTTCTCGTCGAAAGTCCGGTACGTACTTATTATTCGTTCGGTCTCTCTTGCAGCAATTAACTTTGATATCGGAGCGGTAATAATTGTAAAAAGCGGAAAAGTTCGCTTGCCTGACGCATTGCAGTACAATGACAGTGCTTTACTCTGCCTTTATGCCGCTAAGCACGTCCCCCCCCTACTTGGCTCTATTCAACACACTCGCCGATGGGTTGTCTTCTTTTTCTATCTTTTTCAGTTAtacattcttttttatttaatttttatttaagaagaaATTAACTTATCATGATTGTGCGGCGTGGCGAAGCGTAACTGGTGTATTTACCGAGCCTAAAAGGAAACaaatgaataatatttatacgaaaaaagcataaatttcgCAATTGTTTGGGGTTAGACTTTGCTGGAATTCGCTGCTGCTACCACAccattcttttatattttgcgCCGATTTTGACATGAAATTGGAATAGTAAATGTTGTACAACCACGCGctatacaacaataa from Bactrocera oleae isolate idBacOlea1 chromosome 3, idBacOlea1, whole genome shotgun sequence includes the following:
- the LOC106622467 gene encoding protein-glucosylgalactosylhydroxylysine glucosidase isoform X1, with amino-acid sequence MPPMPPMYAEICLMILTNVCLLSSAEISEYLMKSEQLPTDLNFMPTLGNGHMGYTVFGDAIFMNGVYNGVAGNSRRARIPNWLNLSVATIQYEEWELAIIPDMFELQLQDGYFRWQFAYEANGLQLKLEQRTYPHRYYNRALIYELFVHCSGAIDPLLIKLIRKPGSESEAFDFSPLNSTNGTVSYKMLQGVTRLLEQPKFQTEPRKIFVVFSDDWETEHTIELSAGQAEFYYRYVITADEKEEMARREMAEVLKLTPELLFQKHALEWRTFWSDFNIQIDGNLELSHIVNAGIFYLANSLPSLNTSQPNAAYFGLSPTGIGRGQLDADYEGHNFWDTEIWMLPAVTQFSTSWAADLLQYRFEQLPGARYNAKQTGYQGARYPWESAYTGTEVINPCCTEIAAQEIHISPDILLALQHHYAVTHSKEWLCRVAWPIAQEVAEFLVSRVRDDGQKYHLEGVMGPDEDHSNVSDNVYTNIVVKQALEFASFACSMCACDEDRPDVWLDIARRMQILYDKKLDYHPQHLGYQRGETVKQADVVLLGYPIQYAMSNVTRHNDLLNYEAVTRESGPAMSWSMFAINFLDVEDIAKASLYFQRGYKDYVRPEFKVWSENKIGFQGSANFLTGIGGFLQTIINGYGGVRMQLNGNQSIMVIQKTYCLPTSKGFTINGIKFAQSRFALKIRTNGTTTLSCVEKGNLNIELFVDSKKYAIDERFSIDLTGNTVSLRTI
- the LOC106622467 gene encoding protein-glucosylgalactosylhydroxylysine glucosidase isoform X2; protein product: MPPMPPMYAEICLMILTNVCLLSSAEISEYLMKSEQLPTDLNFMPTLGNGHMGYTVFGDAIFMNGVYNGVAGNSRRARIPNWLNLSVATIQYEEWELAIIPDMFELQLQDGYFRWQFAYEANGLQLKLEQRTYPHRYYNRALIYELFVHCSGAIDPLLIKLIRKPGSESEAFDFSPLNSTNGTVSYKMLQGVTRLLEQPKFQTEPRKIFVVFSDDWETEHTIELSAGQAEFYYRYVITADEKEEMARREMAEVLKLTPELLFQKHALEWRTFWSDFNIQIDGNLELSHIVNAGIFYLANSLPSLNTSQPNAAYFGLSPTGIGRGQLDADYEGHNFWDTEIWMLPAVTQFSTSWAADLLQYRFEQLPGARYNAKQTGYQGARYPWESAYTGTEVINPCCTEIAAQEIHISPDILLALQHHYAVTHSKEWLCRVAWPIAQEVAEFLVSRVRDDGQKYHLEGVMGPDEDHSNVSDNVYTNIVVKQALEFASFACSMCACDEDRPDVWLDIARRMQILYDKKLDYHPQHLGYQRGETVKQADVVLLGYPIQYAMSNVTRHNDLLNYEAVTRESGPAMSWSMFAINFLDVEDIAKASLYFQRGYKDYVRPEFKL